In Electrophorus electricus isolate fEleEle1 chromosome 12, fEleEle1.pri, whole genome shotgun sequence, a single window of DNA contains:
- the LOC113568656 gene encoding uncharacterized protein LOC113568656, producing MSFMRTTQFWILIVTFCKTYHCQTVGLHQKPALVSAVPGEAITLNCTFEKHMSGERMLWYTQKSGWTFQEVGLKFSHTNSIIFPEFNKSGIKVETTESSISLHFPNVSKEDEGMYFCGIILADIMKFSSGTFLVVTGNPGLNISVVQSPVLGVVSPGESVSLQCTVLSERRTAELRVLWFRAAAGDSHPEIIYTHHNSSHQCEISSSPNSCVYNFSKSVLSLSDTGTYYCAVATCGKILLGNGTTVDLTKPVGPAVIWLGAALGACVIVIFAQAILICKWRNCRPSSEKQSTATVRKINQDHDSVELNYAALHFNERKTGRNHREKERPQDCMYSDIRCPTVTDQSLFD from the exons ATGTCTTTTATGAGGACTACCCAATTCTGGATTCTCATTGTAACCTTTTGCAAAACCT ATCATTGCCAGACTGTGGGACTTCATCAGAAACCAGCTCTAGTCTCTGCTGTGCCTGGTGAAGCCATTACACTTAACTGCACTTTTGAAAAGCACATGAGTGGAGAGCGAATGCTCTGGTATACGCAAAAATCTGGATGGACATTTCAAGAGGTTGGATTAaagttctcacacacaaattccATCATTTTTCCTGAGTTCAACAAATCAGGAATCAAAGTGGAAACAACTGAGAGCAGCATTTCACTccattttccaaatgtttcTAAAGAAGATGAAGGCATGTACTTCTGTGGAATTATTCTAGCGGATATAATGAAGTTTTCCAGTGGGACCTTCTTGGTTGTGACAG GCAATCCAGGATTAAACATATCGGTGGTCCAAAGTCCAGTGCTGGGTGTGGTTTccccaggagagtcagtgtctctgcagtgcaccgtcctctctgagaggagaacagcagaactccgagtgctctggttcagagctgctgcaggagactcCCATCCTGAAATAATTTAcactcatcacaacagcagccatCAGTGTGAGATCAGCTCTTCTCCAAACAGCTGTGTGTACAACTTCTCCAAGAGTGTCCTCAGCCTCTCTGATACTGGCACTTACTACTGCGCTGTGGCCACCTGTGGCAAGATCCTTCTTGGAAATGGGACGACAGTAGATTTGA CCAAGCCTGTGGGTCCTGCAGTGATCTGGCTGGGAGCAGCTTTGGGAGCTTGTGTAATTGTGATCTTTGCTCAagccattttaatttgtaaatggaGAAACTGTCGACCCAGCAGTG agaaacaaagcacTGCTACAGTGAGAAAAATCAATCAG GACCATGATAGTGTggagctgaattatgctgccctgcattttaatgagaggaaaaccGGAAGAAATCACAGGGAGAAAGAACGGCCTCAAGACTGCATGTACTCTGACATCAGATGTCCTACTGTTACTGACCAAAGCTTATTTGATTAA
- the LOC113569216 gene encoding transmembrane and immunoglobulin domain-containing protein 1-like isoform X1, translating into MSFMRTTQFWILIVTFCKTYHCQTVGLHQKPALVSAVPGEAITLNCTFEKHMSGERMLWYKQKSGRTFQEVGLKFSHTNSIIFPEFNKSGIKVETTESSISLHFPNVSKEDEGMYFCGIILADIMKFSSGTFLVVTGNPGLTISVVQSPVLGTVSPGESVSLQCTVLSERRTAELRVLWFRAATRDIHPEIIYTHHNSSHQCEISSSPHSCVYNFSKSVLSLSDTGTYYCAVVTCGKILLGNGTTVYMSSPLDPVVIFLGAALGVCVLVISAQAVLNCKRRNCEHCSVRLQHGVMKMKTTSQDHDAVELNYSALHFIDGKTRRRREKRGQTEHSVYSEVLYSAATD; encoded by the exons ATGTCTTTTATGAGGACTACCCAATTCTGGATTCTCATTGTAACCTTTTGCAAAACCT ATCATTGCCAGACTGTGGGACTTCATCAGAAACCAGCTCTAGTCTCTGCTGTGCCTGGTGAAGCCATTACACTTAACTGCACTTTTGAAAAGCACATGAGTGGAGAGCGAATGCTCTGGTATAAGCAAAAATCTGGACGGACATTTCAAGAGGTTGGATTAaagttctcacacacaaattccATCATTTTTCCTGAGTTCAACAAATCAGGAATCAAAGTGGAAACAACTGAGAGCAGCATTTCACTccattttccaaatgtttcTAAAGAAGATGAAGGCATGTACTTCTGTGGAATTATTCTAGCGGATATAATGAAGTTTTCCAGTGGGACCTTCTTGGTTGTGACAG GCAATCCAGGACTAACCATATCGGTGGTCCAAAGTCCAGTGTTGGGGACTGTTTccccaggagagtcagtgtctctgcagtgcaccgtcctctctgagaggagaacagcagaactccGAGTGCTCTGGTTCAGAGCTGCTACACGAGACATCCATCCTGAAATAATTTAcactcatcacaacagcagccatcagtgtgagatcagctcttctccacacagctgtgtgtacaacTTCTCCAAGAGTGTCCTCAGCCTCTCTGATACTGGCACTTACTACTGCGCTGTGGTCACCTGTGGCAAGATCCTTCTTGGAAATGGAACGACAGTATATATGT CCAGTCCTCTGGATCCTGTAGTGATCTTCCTGGGAGCagctctgggagtgtgtgtgcttgtcatttctgctcaagcagttttaaactgtaaaaggaGAAACTGTGAACACTGTAGTG TGAGACTTCAACATGGTGTTATGAAAATGAAGACCACCAGTCAG GACCATGATGCTGTGGAGTTGAATTATTCTGCCTTACATTTCATTGATGGGAAAACCAGACGAAGGCgggagaagagaggacagaCTGAACACAGCGTGTACTCTGAAGTGTTGTACTCTGCTGCTACAGATTAA
- the LOC113569216 gene encoding uncharacterized protein LOC113569216 isoform X2 — protein MYFCGIILADIMKFSSGTFLVVTGNPGLTISVVQSPVLGTVSPGESVSLQCTVLSERRTAELRVLWFRAATRDIHPEIIYTHHNSSHQCEISSSPHSCVYNFSKSVLSLSDTGTYYCAVVTCGKILLGNGTTVYMSSPLDPVVIFLGAALGVCVLVISAQAVLNCKRRNCEHCSVRLQHGVMKMKTTSQDHDAVELNYSALHFIDGKTRRRREKRGQTEHSVYSEVLYSAATD, from the exons ATGTACTTCTGTGGAATTATTCTAGCGGATATAATGAAGTTTTCCAGTGGGACCTTCTTGGTTGTGACAG GCAATCCAGGACTAACCATATCGGTGGTCCAAAGTCCAGTGTTGGGGACTGTTTccccaggagagtcagtgtctctgcagtgcaccgtcctctctgagaggagaacagcagaactccGAGTGCTCTGGTTCAGAGCTGCTACACGAGACATCCATCCTGAAATAATTTAcactcatcacaacagcagccatcagtgtgagatcagctcttctccacacagctgtgtgtacaacTTCTCCAAGAGTGTCCTCAGCCTCTCTGATACTGGCACTTACTACTGCGCTGTGGTCACCTGTGGCAAGATCCTTCTTGGAAATGGAACGACAGTATATATGT CCAGTCCTCTGGATCCTGTAGTGATCTTCCTGGGAGCagctctgggagtgtgtgtgcttgtcatttctgctcaagcagttttaaactgtaaaaggaGAAACTGTGAACACTGTAGTG TGAGACTTCAACATGGTGTTATGAAAATGAAGACCACCAGTCAG GACCATGATGCTGTGGAGTTGAATTATTCTGCCTTACATTTCATTGATGGGAAAACCAGACGAAGGCgggagaagagaggacagaCTGAACACAGCGTGTACTCTGAAGTGTTGTACTCTGCTGCTACAGATTAA